The nucleotide window ATAGACCTTAGTTGAATTGTTCTCTTTTTATACAGAAAAACTCAAAACTCATTTTCTGAGATTGAATAAATCTGCATATTGCCACCATATACTTTGTATAAGGTTAAAGTAACTTTACTAAATTTAATTCCTCTCCCAGTTTCAAATTCTGTAAGGTCAAAAGGCTCTGTACGTGCAAGTCCCCCAGAATCAAGGTCACGATATCTGGGTCTTCCGTACTTAGTGTGCTAATTAACTACAAAAACTCTTATTGAGAAGGCTTAAAAGATCTAAACTATTACCAACCATGTAAAATGCTTATCCTGTAAAGCTTAGAGATAATTTTTGGCACACTAAGTACGGAAGACCCATGAACCTCTGTTTTAACCATTGCGCTTACCTCAAAGCTGAATTTTTTTTATTCGCTACTCTTTAAATCCAATAAAGTTTAAAAACTCCTCAATCCATTGACCGACTTTTTTAGGAGAGAGTTTGAGCAAAGAAAACACCCCGATCGTAATTAAGATAAACCCAATCAAAAAATTAGTTTTATACAAATACAACCCTACAATCACAATAAAATAAGGAGATAGGATTGAGCTAATTTTGTCAACCACTTTCACCACTTCCGGAACCGGTTCTTCCGGTTGAGGAACGGCTGTTTCTGGAAAAGGGACGGGATAATTTTCAGTTTTTGGAGGTTCTAAATCTAAAGTTGTTTCTGGGGATAACATTTCCTCGGTTAATTCTAGATTTTCTGACTGTTCATAGTCTTTTGGTTTTCTTCCAAACATTGTTACCTCTACTAACACTCATGACTATTGTCTATGGTAGCCAAAAATCCGGCAAGAGATTTTGCCCTAGGGTGCGGAAAAATTGGTTAAGCGATCGCAACCCTTGAATATGGGGTTCATCCGGTTCTACCGGAATTATATTAGCAGGCTTTCCTATCCCAAACTGTTCAACCACTAAATTAGCCGCTTCTAACCCTGTTACATAGGCTTTTTCTTGGGACCATGATCCGTGAGACGTAACGATCCAATCTCCACTCAGATATAGGTTAGGGATGGAGGTTTTTGCTTTGAGGAGATATTGATAACTTCCTGGGGCAAAATGAGTTACACCTTGACGAACCCGTATCACACTATAGTCTACTACTTTGCCATAACGAAATTCATCTACACAAGTGGTCAAATCTTGATGAACCTTAGCAATAATTTGTTCATCTGTCATCGGTAACAATTGGTTAGCGTGGTAAAAATCTGCTTCTATAACGCTACCAGGTTCATCTCGATATTCATCATGAAGACGGTTGAGGTCAAAAAATGTCCATCCAGTGGTAGGATCAAAGCCAAAACAGGCGTTAGAGGGTAAGGGAACGTTAATTTTGCGATCAAACCAGAGGCGAGTCGCTAAAACATCTATTCCCCCTAAATTGCTTAAATCTCGGAATTCGGGATATTGATTGAAAACTTGACTGCCGGCAACAATTTTTTTAATTCCACTGACACTAACAGCAAAAATTACGGCATCTGCGTTAAAGGTTTCTTCCCCACACCTAACGCCGGCTGCTTTTCCCGTTTCATCTAAAATAAGATCATCAACTCGTTTATGGGTAAGAACCTTTCCGCCGACTTTTTCAATTTGTTCTATCCAAGGTTTAAAAATCTTTTCTCCTACTGTACCCCGACACCAAACTACATCAAAATCCGGTTGATGTGCCAAGATAAAATAATAAAGCATTCCTAGGGTAGCTGCGGCGCTGCACTGTTCTCCGGGGGCAAATAACCCCACTAATAACATCGCTTCAAACGCATCTTTATAGAGTCTTGCAGAAACTCCAAACTGTTTAAATAATTCCCTAGCGGTGACTTTGTCATAGCGTCGCCAAGCTTGATCGGAGTTATCAAAATCAATCACAGCATACAATAAAGGTAACGCAGACAGGCGATCGATTAAGGGTAAGCGTTTAAAGTGGGTATAGAGGAAAGTCCCTAAAGGGGTGGGGAGTCGGGGTTCATTTTGAAAAATAGGGGATTCAACTTCTAACCCGGCGGGGGAATATTGAGAAGAACGGGTAAAAGGGGTAAAAGGATCAAGATTTAAGTCTTTCACCAAGCTAAAAATATTTTGATAGGGATACCAAAATCCATGTATTCCCCCTTCTACCGATCGCCCTTGAGGGGTTTTCCATCCTGCTACTAACCCCCCAGGATAAGGAGAGGCTTCTAATAGGGTAACATCATAACCTTGTTTAGCCAGATGATAAGTTGCCCCTAAACCTGCCCATCCTGCCCCAACGACAACAATTTTTGTATTTTTTGACATCCTGATTTTTGATGATCGTCTTACTCTAAGGATTCAACTTGAATACTTTAAAAAGGGCAATAGTCGTGATACCTTTGAGGGAAAAGCAAAGGGTAAACTACTTAAAGCCGGATCTTCTTGAACAAGATTATACCATATCACTATCCATCCAAATGGCTTGAGAATAGCCTTGGTCTAAAGCCCATAATAAAACGTCTGGTTTGACGTTCCATCCTTTAGCTTTGCTCGGAGATTTTAAATGTAAAGTTGCCGAGCGATGGTTAATCCAAGATTGAAAGTTTTCTGTTGCATTTGGTGTAAAAACATGAATATTTACTTGAGGACAATTAGCCTCCAAACTTAAGATCAGAAGTTTCACCCCTGTTTCATAGTTGGGTCTATCTTCATAAATAACAATGGCTGTATCGTTAGGAGGAATTGACATAAGTTGGTCTTTAAAAATTATAGGATTAATAAGTTTATGAGTTTAAATTAGAAGGTGTTAGATGAAAAGGCAGTCATAACTTTAACTCTAACACCGATGAATGAATCAAAATTTAACGTTACCTCATGGTGACGAATTCTTCTCCCGCAGTGGGATGAATGCCAACAGTAGCATCAAAATCTGATTTTTTTGCTCCCATTTTAACCGCGATCGCTACTCCTTGAATTAATTCGGCGGCGTGTTCTCCCACCATGTGCGCCCCTAAAACCCGATCGCTGGCTTTTTCGACGACTAATTTCATTAAGGTTTTTTCGTCTTTGTTGGTGAGGGTGTAATACATGGGACGGAATTTAGCCCGGTAGATATGAATGGCATCCTCTCCATATTTTTGCTTGGCCTCGGTTTCGGTTAATCCTACCGTGGCCGCTTCTGGGGTACTAAAGACGGCGGAGGGGACATTTTCATGACTCATGAGGCGAGGTTTACCCCCAAATACGGTATCAGCAAACGCCCGACCTTCACTGATGGCCACAGGGGTTAAGTTGATGCGATCGGTACAGTCTCCTACGGCATAAATATTAGGTTGGGAAGTTTGACTATGTTCATTGACGGCGATCGCCTCCTTTTCAACCGTTACCCCTGCCTTATCGATCTGCAAATTATCTAAATTAGGCTTGCGTCCGGTGGCGGCTAAACTGATGGTATCACAGACAATAACTTCGGAGGTTTCTTCATTTTCTTTGACATGAAGTTTTAACCCTTCTGGAGTTTTTTCGATGGCGGTGGGTTCACTATTTTTGATAATGCGAATACCATGCGCTTCCATTGCATCTTGAATGGTAGTCCGAATATCGTCATCAAAGCCCCGTAAAATTTTATCAGCCCGAATAATTTGCGTTACTTTTGTGCCTAATCCGTGCATAATACAGGAAAATTCTACCCCGATATAACCTCCCCCAATAATGACCATTTCTTTCGGTTGGTGTTGTAAATGAAACATTCCGTCAGAGACGATAGTATGTTCTATACCCGGAATATCGGGTTTAACCGGATAACCTCCAACGGCAATTAAAATTTTATCCGCAGTGATTTTGGTGTCTCCGACTTCGAGAGTATGAGGATCGAGAAAACGGGCATAATTGCGAAAGAGTTGGACTTTAGAATTATCTAACATTCGCAGATAGATCCCATTGAGGCGATCGACCTCATTATTGACGGCGGTGATCATTTTTTCCCAGTTTAAATGACTTTCAACGGGACTCCAGCCGTATCCTTGGGACTCTTCAAATAAGTCGGGAAAACGGGAAGCATAGACCATTAATTTTTTAGGCACACATCCTCGGTTGACACAAGTTCCCCCTAAACGGTTATATTCTGCTAGTCCTACCTTTGCCCCATATTCTGCTGCGCGTCTGGCGGTGGCTATTCCTCCAGAACCTCCACCGATAACGAATAAGTCAAAATCATAACTCATAATCATATTGCCTCTTATCTGCTTTGATCATAATATTTTTTTGCCTCGTGCAAAGGAGTTTGCGGTTAACTCTCTAGGTTGACTTTTTTTGTTGATGACAATTAAGGGGAAAGGTTTTAAGGGTTGATTTCTCCTCTTGATGATATAAAAATTAAATGCGTCTTAGCTTAGAACAAGAAAAACGCCAAGAGGTTAGGATTTGATGACATTCAAAGGGTTAAAAACATCATTTTTAGGGCTTATTTTTGGGTTAGTGGTGCAGTTTCCTGGGTTTGCCCAATCGATTTGTCCTAGCAATTTGGGACAGGAAATAGAGGCGGTGATCCAACGTCCGGAATGGAGGCGATCGCGTTGGGGTATTTTAGTAGAAACCCTTGAGGATGGACAAATACTTTATGGTGTAGATGAAAATCAATATTTTGTGCCGGCTTCTAATACTAAATTATTAACGACTGCTGCTGCTTTACGGGTGCTAGGGGCTGATTTTCGGGTTCGGACTTCGGTTTATGGGGTAGGAGAACCCCCAATTTTAGCAAGTTTACGAGTTGTAGGAAGAGGCGATCCCTCTTTAACTAATAAACAATTAAAACTCCTGGCGCAACAATTAAAAGAAAAGGGTGTGCAACAAATTTCCGAGTTAATTGTTGATGATAGTTATTTTAAAGAACTGCCTCTTAATCCTTCTTGGGAATGGTCGGATCTTCTGTTTTATTATACTCCCTCGGTCAATAGTTTAATTTTAAATGAAAATACTTCTCTCATTAAAATTGTTCCTCAAGGATTAAATTACCCGGCTAAGTTGGTCTGGTCAGATGCGATTGTGGCTAGACAATGGAGAGTTTATAATGATGTGATAACTACTCGTCAAGGAAGTCGAAAAACGATTGATTTTTATCGAGATTTTGAGCAACCGATTATCTACATTACGGGTCAGTTACCGGTTGATGATGAAGGTTATACTACGGCGATCGCTGTTGCCGATCCAGCCAGTTATTTTTTAGAGTCTTTTCGGTCAATTTTATTAGAAGAAGGGATTAAAGTTAATCGAGCTACAATTATTAAAGAGTCGTCAAGGTTTGACTTAGGAGAAGAATTAGCTTTTGTCGAGTCTCCCCCTTTAGGAAATTTAATTGACAAAATTAATGGAGAGAGTAATAATTTATTCGCTGAGGCTATCCTGAGAATTTTAGGCAGTGAATCAAGAAATCAAATGGGAGTAGAAGTTATTAAAGAGAATTTGATTGATTTAGGAATTGAGGAGGATAGTTTTAGTTTAGCGGATGGATCGGGTTTATCTCGTCAAAATTTAGTGACTCCAGAAACTTTGGTTCAAGTTTTACGATTAATGGCACAAAGTCCAGACGCAGAAATTTATCAAAATTCTTTAGCCGTTGCGGGAGAAAAAGGAACGTTACAACGTCGATTTTTAGATACGGATTTTGTTGGTAATTTACAGGGAAAAACCGGAACTTTAACCGGGGTTTCTGCTTTATCGGGTTATTTATTTGTTCCTAATTATCAGCCTTTGGTGTTTAGTATTATGATCAATTATACGGATCAACCGGGAAGTAATTTAAGAAAAGCGATCGATGAAATTATTATCTTGATGAGTCAATTGGATGATTGTTAAGCTGTTGTACATTAAAACTGCGTATCAGTAGCCCTCTTGGATAATTGTCCGCAGATGGACGCAGATAAACGCAGATGAAATTCTTATCTCTAACATAAGTTTACAGATGAAATGATATGGGATGATCGTTCGATTTGTGCAACAGGGCAATCGTATTTAATTTCCAGAAAGAAGGCTGCGCCGTTGTTTGATCTGTCTAAATCTATTCAGGAGCTTGGCGAGGTGGCGATCGCTTAAAAGCTTCCAAGCGATCGCGGTTTCAAATTAGTAGAAATTTGACTCCATTTTTCAGCTACAGTTTGAATAGTGTTAAATACCGTAATGTGTCGTCTCTCATCTCTTCCATGATCCCAATTATCTTAGACATAATAGATAAATAATCTCTTATCATCGTCAAAAATTAAGCAAACATGACCATAGACCACATCAACCCAACTGAATACCAACAACGACGAGAACAATTAATGAAAAAAATCGGCCAAGGAACAGCGATTTTTCGGAGCGCTCCTAGTGCCGTTATGCACAACGATGTAGAATATGTGCGATTCGTTGGCTAGAAATCAGCCAAGACCCTTTCTGGGTCTAGGTTTGAAGGATTAGCCTTCAAGGAAAAGGGAAAACTTAACAAGATTCAATTGTTAAGAAAGATAACGAAAAGGTGATAGGAATTACCGAACACCCAATTAGAAATAACCGAACCTTGAAAACTGTATAACCATGTTGGTGAGATAAGTATCCTAGAACATCAAGTCCAACCCTCGTGTGTATCGAGTGAAAGCGTGTCCCCCAAGGTAGCGACTAGCCATCAATCCTTGACGCGGGGAAACATGGCGATAAGTTCTAGTCCTTATGAACGACGCGCCTAGCAGGAATCTACGGAGAACGCAAGTGAAGCTTCGATTAATATCATCGAAACATCGAGAGCTAGTAGCGAAAAAGGACTGATACGCTGCGCTCAAAAGGAGCAAAGGGCATTGTCTTCATTCAGTTATAGATGAAGAATACACCAGACAAGATAGGTTAGACGTATTCGCTAACCTAATACACACTTAAAGCCTTCGGTGATCCAGAAGCCTCCTAACGATTCAACCAATGGTTATACGGAACGAATTAACTTTCCTATAAGCTCTCAGAGCGGTCGATTCTCTGAGTAGTCAGCTAAGACGCAAAATCTGGAGAAATCTAGGCTATAGGGAAGCAGGATTGAGTCAGAAGCCAACGCCATTTTGTAATGAAATGGATATGCTGACAGACTCACGATTAATTGGAAGATAAAGCTACAAGTAGGAGCAAATATGCCTAAAACAGATTCCAAATCGAATACTGTGGGATGTGGACAAGTCAGACCGAAACTCCAGTGGAATCAAACCAACTGGAAACAACTGGAACGGCGCGTCTTTAAACTCCAAAAGCGGATTTATCAAGCTGCTAGTCGTGGCAATGTTAGAACAGTTCGCAGACTCCAGAAGACCCTTTTACGCTCCTGGTCGGCAAAAATGCTTGCCGTCAGACGGGTAACACAAGATAATCAAGGCAAAAAGACGGCAGGTGTGGACGGCGTAAAATCGCTAACCCCAAAGCAACGTATGAACCTTGTAGGACAACTCAAATTGACCTGTAAAACCAAGCCGACTCGTCGCGTTTGGATACCAAAACCAGGAAAAGATGAGAAACGTCCGTTCTTGATACCATGTATGTCCGACCGAGCATTACAAGCGTTAGTCAAAATAGCGTTAGAACCAGAATGGGAGGCTAAATTCGAGCCAAACAGTTATGGTTTCCGACCAGGACGCGGATGTCACGATGCTATCGGAGCAATATTCAACCAACTCGGCGCTAAAGCCAAATACGTGCTAGACGCGGATATATCCAAATGCTTCGATAAGATTAACCATGAAAAACTTCTCCAAAAATTAAATACCTTCCCCACCCTTCGCAGACAAATCCGAGCTTGGTTAAAAGCTGGAGTGATGGATGGAAACAAATTATTCCCAACCGAAGAGGGGACACCACAAGGAGGAGTGGTGAGTCCATTATTAGCCAATATCGCCCTACACGGAATGGAAGAAATCATCAAATCATTTGCCCAAAACCCTGGAGAACTCAGACAGGAATTTTCAAACAGAGGGAAAGGTAGAGAACAATCAATCTCTCTAATAAGATACGCAGATGATTTTGTCCTAATCCATGAAAGCCTAGCAGTAGTGGAAAAGGGCAAAGAAATAATTGAAACATGGTTAAGAGAATTAGGACTGACCCTAAAACCCGAAAAGACCCAAATCACACACACCTTAGACAAACATCAAGGAAAGGTGGGATTTAACTTTCTAGGGTTTAACATCAGACATTACAAACGCAGTCGGCACAAATCAATGAAAAACAATAAGGGTATAAGCTTAGGTTTTACCCTAACAATCAAGCCGACGAGAGAGAAAGTCCTAGAACATTACAAAAAACTTCGTGACATCGTGGATGCCCACAAAGCAATCTCCCAAATTGTCCTAATCTCAAAACTAAATCCAATAATAAGAGGATGGGCAAACTACTACAATACGGTAGTAAGCAGTAAGGAAAAATCCCTGCTAGACCACCTTTTATTTCTAAAACTTTCAAGCTG belongs to Gloeothece citriformis PCC 7424 and includes:
- a CDS encoding hydroxysqualene dehydroxylase, producing the protein MSKNTKIVVVGAGWAGLGATYHLAKQGYDVTLLEASPYPGGLVAGWKTPQGRSVEGGIHGFWYPYQNIFSLVKDLNLDPFTPFTRSSQYSPAGLEVESPIFQNEPRLPTPLGTFLYTHFKRLPLIDRLSALPLLYAVIDFDNSDQAWRRYDKVTARELFKQFGVSARLYKDAFEAMLLVGLFAPGEQCSAAATLGMLYYFILAHQPDFDVVWCRGTVGEKIFKPWIEQIEKVGGKVLTHKRVDDLILDETGKAAGVRCGEETFNADAVIFAVSVSGIKKIVAGSQVFNQYPEFRDLSNLGGIDVLATRLWFDRKINVPLPSNACFGFDPTTGWTFFDLNRLHDEYRDEPGSVIEADFYHANQLLPMTDEQIIAKVHQDLTTCVDEFRYGKVVDYSVIRVRQGVTHFAPGSYQYLLKAKTSIPNLYLSGDWIVTSHGSWSQEKAYVTGLEAANLVVEQFGIGKPANIIPVEPDEPHIQGLRSLNQFFRTLGQNLLPDFWLP
- the gorA gene encoding glutathione-disulfide reductase, whose translation is MSYDFDLFVIGGGSGGIATARRAAEYGAKVGLAEYNRLGGTCVNRGCVPKKLMVYASRFPDLFEESQGYGWSPVESHLNWEKMITAVNNEVDRLNGIYLRMLDNSKVQLFRNYARFLDPHTLEVGDTKITADKILIAVGGYPVKPDIPGIEHTIVSDGMFHLQHQPKEMVIIGGGYIGVEFSCIMHGLGTKVTQIIRADKILRGFDDDIRTTIQDAMEAHGIRIIKNSEPTAIEKTPEGLKLHVKENEETSEVIVCDTISLAATGRKPNLDNLQIDKAGVTVEKEAIAVNEHSQTSQPNIYAVGDCTDRINLTPVAISEGRAFADTVFGGKPRLMSHENVPSAVFSTPEAATVGLTETEAKQKYGEDAIHIYRAKFRPMYYTLTNKDEKTLMKLVVEKASDRVLGAHMVGEHAAELIQGVAIAVKMGAKKSDFDATVGIHPTAGEEFVTMR
- the dacB gene encoding D-alanyl-D-alanine carboxypeptidase/D-alanyl-D-alanine endopeptidase: MTFKGLKTSFLGLIFGLVVQFPGFAQSICPSNLGQEIEAVIQRPEWRRSRWGILVETLEDGQILYGVDENQYFVPASNTKLLTTAAALRVLGADFRVRTSVYGVGEPPILASLRVVGRGDPSLTNKQLKLLAQQLKEKGVQQISELIVDDSYFKELPLNPSWEWSDLLFYYTPSVNSLILNENTSLIKIVPQGLNYPAKLVWSDAIVARQWRVYNDVITTRQGSRKTIDFYRDFEQPIIYITGQLPVDDEGYTTAIAVADPASYFLESFRSILLEEGIKVNRATIIKESSRFDLGEELAFVESPPLGNLIDKINGESNNLFAEAILRILGSESRNQMGVEVIKENLIDLGIEEDSFSLADGSGLSRQNLVTPETLVQVLRLMAQSPDAEIYQNSLAVAGEKGTLQRRFLDTDFVGNLQGKTGTLTGVSALSGYLFVPNYQPLVFSIMINYTDQPGSNLRKAIDEIIILMSQLDDC
- the ltrA gene encoding group II intron reverse transcriptase/maturase, with amino-acid sequence MPKTDSKSNTVGCGQVRPKLQWNQTNWKQLERRVFKLQKRIYQAASRGNVRTVRRLQKTLLRSWSAKMLAVRRVTQDNQGKKTAGVDGVKSLTPKQRMNLVGQLKLTCKTKPTRRVWIPKPGKDEKRPFLIPCMSDRALQALVKIALEPEWEAKFEPNSYGFRPGRGCHDAIGAIFNQLGAKAKYVLDADISKCFDKINHEKLLQKLNTFPTLRRQIRAWLKAGVMDGNKLFPTEEGTPQGGVVSPLLANIALHGMEEIIKSFAQNPGELRQEFSNRGKGREQSISLIRYADDFVLIHESLAVVEKGKEIIETWLRELGLTLKPEKTQITHTLDKHQGKVGFNFLGFNIRHYKRSRHKSMKNNKGISLGFTLTIKPTREKVLEHYKKLRDIVDAHKAISQIVLISKLNPIIRGWANYYNTVVSSKEKSLLDHLLFLKLSSWAKRRHPNKGVKEIMEKYWHIKQLGKWNFCTLKNGEPEILLLKHSEIHHKDHVKVKGNASPYDGDLIYWSTRMGANPLMPTRISTLLKKQKGKCAHCGLFFKEGDKLEVDHIIPKSLGGRDEYKNWQLLHRHCHDEKSTLDGSIGAKSGCNSAKPKPQSIFPENYRWIDDMLVRGCVCRRTADLVRPVCSVRDKYQLIEERNEAKVSRSVLKTSQRGDSLA